A portion of the Gasterosteus aculeatus chromosome 12, fGasAcu3.hap1.1, whole genome shotgun sequence genome contains these proteins:
- the plekho2 gene encoding uncharacterized protein plekho2 has translation MDDGAKEEPAQRKEPKFLSKAGWVKKAPGRLLASYKDRYVHVERTEIVVYENEDLQNCLERVNLENYDKCHELKSPFKKKHRLVLIRSPRPGNKVHDVKFQAQTAEEKEAWIKALTDGINRAKNKVFDDVTIDNSINLEHVTRTRPKGNRNRRPPTRMHMKEVADVSSDGILRLDLNLEDAVMPNGTCRASDDGSQTPKDAIKVAIPLSKTSESADKQTVASIEEGAQTEPEVSPQKKVIKPPMPPIKEAKPCPTPEAEPDKEDGPEKKVLKPPMPPSNKAKPCASPLGDATEEVKAENATERGHDASKKTGPPPTPPIKPTPSGSLGDHGEDSQSRPSSHTPASPSKENQPSNPDVEPDEDVPGVTGENLEKEEDDQEEAAGTSVGKDEGDQSISEEAPPTAKDDKPESPGVVRHISEEEPEEAAGSDLSKASDTEPQIPTETLGKSLSPPMIPKKKSEKPVQPDTPHTGNNANVTQINEGRDPTASPPTASDTSAGSPQAEEALPKSEAPSIVVSLNDAVSLSPLLCHLPGEKKKRTEEKSVDSGQHSDDDSEGSGSEDTLVASTGALRGSHAGLDVFDASEDEIPIRLMPTKVPPKPQVRPRVFPSRKPRPPLLLKPSDKAKSASIGDLLSSVDVPARQNTADVAAGNGAPGANVMKLETEVAQEMEKTRDLMSKVSRSQNGGDRKDKTEDLLARAMENLEKADHVLREVNKLKVANNASHRKSW, from the exons ATGGATGAT GGTGCAAAAGAGGAGCCAGCTCAGAGGAAAGAGCCAAAGTTCCTGAGTAAAGCTGGCTGGGTGAAGAAGGCCCCCGGCAGGCTGCTGGCAAGCTATAAGGACCGCTACGTCCATGTGGAGAGGACGGAGATCGTGGTGTATGAAAACGAG GACCTGCAGAACTGCTTAGAGAGGGTCAACCTGGAAAACTACGATAAGTGTCATGAATTGAAAAGTCCGTTCAAGAAGAAGCACAGACTGGTACTAATTCGATCACCCAGGCCTGGAAACAAG GTCCACGATGTGAAGTTCCAAGCTCAGactgcagaggagaaggaggcctgGATTAAAGCTCTGACCGATGGCATCAATCGGGCGAAGAACAAAGTCTTCGACGAC GTGACGATTGATAACAGCATTAATTTAGAGCACGTTACTCGAACGAGGCCCAAAGGGAACCGGAACCGGCGGCCACCGACCAGGATGCACATGaaagag GTAGCCGATGTGTCGTCTGATGGTATCCTGCGCTTGGATCTCAACCTTGAGGATGCCGTAATGCCTAATGGGACCTGCCGTGCCAGTGATGATGGCAGCCAAACCCCCAAAGATGCCATCAAAGTCGCAATTCCTCTGTCCAAAACTAGTGAATCTGCTGACAAACAGACAGTGGCAAGCATTGAGGAGGGGGCTCAAACTGAGCCAGAGGTCAGTCCCCAGAAAAAGGTCATTAAACCTCCCATGCCCCCTATCAAAGAGGCAAAACCCTGTCCAACACCTGAGGCCGAACCTGACAAGGAGGATGGCCCAGAGAAAAAG GTCCTAAAGCCACCAATGCCTCCATCTAACAAAGCCAAGCCGTGTGCTTCACCTCTTGGCGATGCCACAGAAGAGGTCAAAGCTGAGAATGCGACTGAAAGGGGTCACGATGCAAGCAAAAAGACAGGTCCACCGCCAACCCCTCCCATCAAACCTACACCCAGTGGCTCCTTAGGCGACCATGGAGAGGACTCGCAGTCCAGGCCAAGCTCTCACACTCCCGCCTCTCCATCCAAAGAGAACCAACCCTCCAATCCTGACGTAGAGCCAGACGAAGATGTTCCAGGCGTGACTGGCGAGAAtttggagaaagaagaagacgatcaggaggaggcagcaggaacATCTGTAGGAAAAGATGAAGGGGACCAGTCAATATCTGAAGAAGCTCCACCTACTGCCAAGGATGATAAACCCGAGAGTCCCGGCGTTGTACGACACATTTCTGAAGAGGAACCAGAGGAGGCTGCTGGCAGTGACTTAAGCAAAGCATCTGACACTGAGCCACAAATACCGACAGAGACTCTCGGGAAGAGCCTCAGTCCTCCTATGATCCCCAAGAAAAAGTCTGAGAAACCCGTTCAGCCCGACACACCGCACACGGGCAACAACGCAAATGTGACGCAGATCAATGAGGGACGTGACCCTACTGCGTCACCGCCAACGGCCTCGGATACCTCAGCCGGTTCTCCTCAAGCAGAAGAGGCACTACCCAAGAGTGAAGCCCCCTCAATAGTCGTCTCTTTGAACGACGCGGTCAGCCTGAGTCCGCTGCTCTGTCACTTGCccggggagaagaaaaagaggacgGAGGAAAAATCTGTCGACAGCGGTCAGCACTCGGACGACGACAGCGAGGGATCTGGGAGCGAAGACACGCTGGTGGCCTCCACGGGTGCATTAAGAGGCAGCCACGCAGGTCTGGATGTGTTTGACGCCAGCGAGGATGAAATCCCCATCAGATTGATGCCGACGAAGGTTCCGCCCAAGCCTCAGGTTAGACCGAGGGTCTTCCCCAGCCGGAAACCACGGCCCCCTCTGCTTCTCAAGCCGTCAGACAAAGCCAAGTCGGCCTCCATCGGGGATCTGCTGTCTTCAGTCGATGTTCCGGCGAGACAGAATACCGCAGATGTGGCCGCCGGTAACGGGGCACCTGGTGCCAACGTCATGAAACTGGAGACCGAAGTGGCACAGGAGATGGAGAAGACGAGGGACCTCATGAGCAAGGTGTCCCGGTCGCAGAATGGAGGGGACAGGAAGGACAAGACAGAGGATCTGCTGGCCAGGGCCATGGAGAATCTGGAGAAGGCCGACCATGTCCTGAGAGAAGTCAACAAACTGAAAGTTGCGAACAACGCAAGCCACAGGAAGAGCTGGTGA
- the rwdd3 gene encoding RWD domain-containing protein 3 isoform X2, with translation MSEAAFEEVSALSSIYCGEGEFRLLQRSAQDGLMVQINRTVEGVDVRLLFHLHLRYPSCPPAISVSSTVLSRTQCQDVRQKLLNQAAALPPEPMVHQLVECLQCVVTENFTGGEEEEGREREEEEEDWTAALSLDHIRSRNRYISLLERWSQQLQLSGRLLLGQSILVILQGARSNIKEFCRLLRTVKVDVDSSGKKCKERMMKVLAESPTSSFSGHEIQGFLVRNYESLAELTAAFQEINMTGLYQQIRPSLSD, from the exons ATGTCTGAAGCTGCTTTTGAGGAAGTTTCCGCTTTATCGTCCATCTACTGCGGAGAAGGAGAGTTCCGGCTCCTCCAGCGGTCCG CACAGGATGGGCTCATGGTTCAGATTAACAGGACTGTTGAAGGAGTGGACGTAAGACTCTTGTTCCATCTGCACCTCCGCTACCCTTCCTGTCCCCCCGccatctccgtctcctccactgTCCTCTCCAGGACTCAGTGTCAAGACGTCAGGCAGAAGCTGCTGAATCAAGCTGCTGCTTTACCTCCAGAGCCGATGGTTCATCAGCTAGTGGAGTGCTTGCAG tGTGTGGTGACCGAGAACTTCACaggcggtgaggaggaggagggaagagagagagaagaagaggaggaggactggaccGCGGCGCTGTCGTTGGACCACATCCGATCTCGAAATCGCTACATCAGTCTGCTGGAGCGCTGgagccagcagctgcagctcagtGGGAGGTTACTACTGGGACAAAGTATACTGGTGATTCTGCAGGGAGCCAGATCCAACATCAAG GAGTTCTGTCGCCTTTTGAGGACGGTGAAGGTGGATGTCGATTCTTCAGGCAAGAAATGCAAAGAGAGAATGATGAAAGTTCTCGCTGAAAGCCCTACGTCCTCCTTCAGCGGACATGA AATCCAGGGTTTTCTGGTGAGGAACTACGAGTCCCTCGCAGAGTTGACTGCGGCTTTCCAAGAAATCAACATGACGGGTCTTTACCAGCAGATACGGCCGTCACTGAGTGACTGA
- the rwdd3 gene encoding RWD domain-containing protein 3 isoform X1, with amino-acid sequence MSEAAFEEVSALSSIYCGEGEFRLLQRSAQDGLMVQINRTVEGVDVRLLFHLHLRYPSCPPAISVSSTVLSRTQCQDVRQKLLNQAAALPPEPMVHQLVECLQCVVTENFTGGEEEEGREREEEEEDWTAALSLDHIRSRNRYISLLERWSQQLQLSGRLLLGQSILVILQGARSNIKEFCRLLRTVKVDVDSSGKKCKERMMKVLAESPTSSFSGHEYGSQKIQGFLVRNYESLAELTAAFQEINMTGLYQQIRPSLSD; translated from the exons ATGTCTGAAGCTGCTTTTGAGGAAGTTTCCGCTTTATCGTCCATCTACTGCGGAGAAGGAGAGTTCCGGCTCCTCCAGCGGTCCG CACAGGATGGGCTCATGGTTCAGATTAACAGGACTGTTGAAGGAGTGGACGTAAGACTCTTGTTCCATCTGCACCTCCGCTACCCTTCCTGTCCCCCCGccatctccgtctcctccactgTCCTCTCCAGGACTCAGTGTCAAGACGTCAGGCAGAAGCTGCTGAATCAAGCTGCTGCTTTACCTCCAGAGCCGATGGTTCATCAGCTAGTGGAGTGCTTGCAG tGTGTGGTGACCGAGAACTTCACaggcggtgaggaggaggagggaagagagagagaagaagaggaggaggactggaccGCGGCGCTGTCGTTGGACCACATCCGATCTCGAAATCGCTACATCAGTCTGCTGGAGCGCTGgagccagcagctgcagctcagtGGGAGGTTACTACTGGGACAAAGTATACTGGTGATTCTGCAGGGAGCCAGATCCAACATCAAG GAGTTCTGTCGCCTTTTGAGGACGGTGAAGGTGGATGTCGATTCTTCAGGCAAGAAATGCAAAGAGAGAATGATGAAAGTTCTCGCTGAAAGCCCTACGTCCTCCTTCAGCGGACATGAGTACGGATCACAGAA AATCCAGGGTTTTCTGGTGAGGAACTACGAGTCCCTCGCAGAGTTGACTGCGGCTTTCCAAGAAATCAACATGACGGGTCTTTACCAGCAGATACGGCCGTCACTGAGTGACTGA
- the rwdd3 gene encoding RWD domain-containing protein 3 isoform X3, with the protein MVQINRTVEGVDVRLLFHLHLRYPSCPPAISVSSTVLSRTQCQDVRQKLLNQAAALPPEPMVHQLVECLQCVVTENFTGGEEEEGREREEEEEDWTAALSLDHIRSRNRYISLLERWSQQLQLSGRLLLGQSILVILQGARSNIKEFCRLLRTVKVDVDSSGKKCKERMMKVLAESPTSSFSGHEYGSQKIQGFLVRNYESLAELTAAFQEINMTGLYQQIRPSLSD; encoded by the exons ATGGTTCAGATTAACAGGACTGTTGAAGGAGTGGACGTAAGACTCTTGTTCCATCTGCACCTCCGCTACCCTTCCTGTCCCCCCGccatctccgtctcctccactgTCCTCTCCAGGACTCAGTGTCAAGACGTCAGGCAGAAGCTGCTGAATCAAGCTGCTGCTTTACCTCCAGAGCCGATGGTTCATCAGCTAGTGGAGTGCTTGCAG tGTGTGGTGACCGAGAACTTCACaggcggtgaggaggaggagggaagagagagagaagaagaggaggaggactggaccGCGGCGCTGTCGTTGGACCACATCCGATCTCGAAATCGCTACATCAGTCTGCTGGAGCGCTGgagccagcagctgcagctcagtGGGAGGTTACTACTGGGACAAAGTATACTGGTGATTCTGCAGGGAGCCAGATCCAACATCAAG GAGTTCTGTCGCCTTTTGAGGACGGTGAAGGTGGATGTCGATTCTTCAGGCAAGAAATGCAAAGAGAGAATGATGAAAGTTCTCGCTGAAAGCCCTACGTCCTCCTTCAGCGGACATGAGTACGGATCACAGAA AATCCAGGGTTTTCTGGTGAGGAACTACGAGTCCCTCGCAGAGTTGACTGCGGCTTTCCAAGAAATCAACATGACGGGTCTTTACCAGCAGATACGGCCGTCACTGAGTGACTGA
- the pcsk6 gene encoding proprotein convertase subtilisin/kexin type 6 has protein sequence MTALWLFTVFVVQTSLSVASGPGSGPGSGPGSGPGSGPGPVFTNHWAVRIAGGQKQADRIAAKYGYINFGQIGSLEGHYHFHHSRVVRRAPYSLKGPHSFIHMDPQVDWAEQQVVKHRVKRDAQRDPSFIHFNDPKWSNMWYIHCNDKNSRCHSEMNILAAWQRGYTGKRVVVTILDDGIERNHPDLAQNYDHLASYDINGNDHDPTPRYDSRNENMHGTRCAGEVAAVANNSHCTVGVAYNAHIGGIRMLDGDVTDLVEAKSLGIRPDYIDIYSASWGPKDDGKTVDGPGLLTKQAFEQGIKKGRKGLGSIFVWASGNGGRQGDHCSCDGYTSSIYTISISSTTENGNKPWYLEVCSSIIATTYSSGEFNERNIITTDLRQLCTDGHTGTSVSAPIVAGIVALALEANLLLTWRDVQHLLVKTSRPVHLKADDWKTNAAGLRVSHLYGFGLVDAEAMVLEATKWRTVPPQHTCSQMPVRRNRYIHAGRSLNSSLTTSGCSEEPEQHVDYLEHVVVKVLIAHPRRGDMEINLISPSGTTSQLLAKRLFDSSNEGFRNWEFMTVHFWGERSQGLWTLEIVDTPSKQRNPELLGNLKEWTLILYGTSQNPYQPLSAQQSRSSMLEVTVPGETPELKEEDEYNGPCHSECGDHGCDGPDIEHCLNCVHFSLGSLKSGRTCVSHCPLGHYGDIASRRCRRCYKGCEGCVGLSASNCLSCRKGLYLNALNSSCIHTCPQGYFADENQRQCLKCHDTCMRCLRYADRCTACSQGYRLAGMTCVPECTNGTFFHVEEMTCSPCHSSCRTCTGPDKEQCIQCAEGFLQQEWRCVQICTPGFYAAEAAGVPHKMCHRCEESCLGCSGPGKTCTKCKEGYNLVGRTCIIKASCNNADEAFCEMVKSNRLCEKRLYRQFCCRTCPMNG, from the exons ATGACTGCGCTCTGGCTTTTCACGGTGTTCGTTGTTCAAACGAGTCTATCGGTGGCGTCGGGTCCCGGATCGGGTCCCGGATCGGGTCCCGGATCGGGTCCCGGATCGGGTCCCGGTCCCGTCTTCACAAACCACTGGGCGGTGCGGATCGCAGGGGGTCAGAAACAGGCTGACAGGATCGCAGCGAAATATGGGTACATCAACTTTGGACAG ATAGGAAGTCTGGAGGGCCATTACCATTTCCACCACAGCAGAGTGGTTCGCAGAGCTCCATACTCTTTGAAGGGCCCCCACAGCTTCATCCATATGGATCCTCAG GTGGACTGGGCTGAGCAACAGGTAGTAAAACACAGAGTAAAGAGAGACGCTCAAAGGGACCCCagcttcattcatttcaatgatCCTAAGTGGTCCAACATGTGGTACATT CATTGCAATGATAAGAACAGCCGTTGCCACTCGGAGATGAACATTCTGGCTGCCTGGCAGAGAGGCTACACGGGCAAGCGTGTGGTGGTCACCATATTGGATGACGGCATTGAGAGAAACCACCCTGATCTGGCACAGAACTAT GATCATCTGGCAAGTTATGACATCAATGGTAATGACCACGACCCCACACCACGTTATGACTCCCGCAATGAAAACAT GCATGGAACTCGGTGTGCGGGTGAAGTGGCTGCAGTAGCCAATAACTCCCATTGTACCGTTGGAGTTGCCTATAATGCTCATATTGGAG GGATTCGGATGCTCGACGGTGATGTGACTGATTTGGTGGAGGCCAAGTCCCTTGGCATCCGACCTGACTACATTGACATCTACAGTGCCAGCTGGGGGCCAAAAGACGACGGCAAGACCGTGGACGGCCCCGGCCTGCTGACTAAGCAGGCTTTTGAGCAGGGCATCAAGAAG GGGCGCAAAGGCTTGGGGTCCATTTTTGTCTGGGCGTCAGGTAACGGGGGTCGACAGGGGGATCACTGTTCATGTGACGGTTACACCAGCAGTATATACACAATCTCCATCTCCAGCACCACAGAGAACGGAAACAAGCCCTGGTACCTTGAGGTCTGCAGCTCCATCATTGCCACAACGTACAGCAGTGGAGAGTTTAACGAGAGGAATATT ATAACCACCGACCTCCGGCAACTCTGCACTGATGGTCATACCGGCACTTCTGTCTCCGCCCCCATTGTGGCGGGGATCGTAGCTCTCGCTCTGGAGGCAAA CCTTTTGCTGACCTGGAGGGATGTGCAACATCTTCTGGTGAAGACATCCAGACCGGTTCACCTGAAAGCTGATGACTGGAAGACCAATGCTGCAGGACTCAGAG TCAGCCACCTGTATGGTTTTGGCCTTGTGGATGCAGAGGCCATGGTGCTCGAGGCTACCAAGTGGAGGACCGTTCCGCCTCAACACACCTGCAGCCAGATGCCTGTGCGACGCAACAG GTACATCCATGCTGGTCGAAGTCTGAACAGCAGCCTTACCACCTCGGGGTGTTCAGAAGAACCTGAGCAGCATGTGGATTACCTGGAGCATGTGGTGGTGAAGGTCCTGATTGCCCACCCACGGCGAGGAGACATGGAGATCAACCTCATCTCTCCGTCTGGCACAACGTCACAGCTGCTGGCTAAGAG GTTGTTCGACAGTTCCAATGAGGGTTTCAGGAACTGGGAATTCATGACGGTTCATTTCTGGGGGGAGAGGTCACAGGGCTTATGGACCCTGGAGATTGTTGACACACCATCAAAGCAACGCAACCCTGAGCTGCTGG GCAACCTAAAAGAATGGACACTGATCCTTTACGGCACATCTCAGAACCCTTACCAGCCCCTCAGTGCTCAACAATCCCGTTCAAGCATGCTGGAGGTCACAGTCCCGGGGGAGACTccggagctgaaggaggaagATGAGTACAACG GGCCATGCCACAGTGAGTGTGGAGACCATGGCTGTGACGGACCAGACATTGAACACTGCCTCAACTGCGTCCACTTCAGCTTAGGCAGCCTGAAAAGTGGCAG AACATGTGTGAGCCACTGTCCACTTGGACACTATGGAGACATCGCGTCTCGCCGCTGTAGACGCTGCTATAAAGGTTGCGAGGGATGTGTTGGCCTATCAGCCAGCAACTGTCTCTCCTGTCGAAAAGGCCTTTACCTCAATGCACTCAACTCCAGCTGCATCCACACCTGTCCCCAAGGATACTTTGCTGATGAGA ATCAGAGACAGTGTCTGAAGTGTCATGACACCTGTATGAGATGCCTGAGGTATGCAGACAGATGCACTGCCTGCAGCCAAGGCTACCG TCTGGCAGGGATGACTTGTGTTCCTGAATGCACCAATGGAACCTTTTTCCATGTGGAAGAGATGACCTGCAGCCCATGCCATTCCTCCTGTAGGACCTGTACGG GGCCTGATAAGGAGCAGTGTATCCAATGTGCCGAGGGCTTCCTGCAGCAGGAGTGGAGGTGTGTGCAGATCTGTACTCCTGGCTTTTACGCTGCAGAGGCAGCCGGAGTCCCTCACAAGATGTGTCACAG GTGTGAGGAAAGCTGTCTGGGCTGCAGTGGCCCCGGAAAAACTTGCACCAAATGCAAAGAGGGTTACAATCTTGTTGGGAGGACTTGTATTATCAAGGCCTCCTGCAATAATg CTGATGAGGCGTTCTGTGAGATGGTGAAATCCAACCGTCTCTGTGAGAAGAGGCTTTACCGCCAGTTCTGCTGCCGCACCTGTCCGATGAACGGATGA
- the drc8 gene encoding dynein regulatory complex protein 8 isoform X2, which translates to MMKNKQRSEPVVPDVHKTIKAAFEAFDYESNNRVDVREIGTIIYSLGCFPTQADLHDLIAEVEDQTGYINLEKFLPAMTKVLMEHKFPSVPEDLLLQAFEVLDKENKGYLEPEQLAKYMTQEGELFTQEEMDEMLTALADHENNRVYYKDLLNQWTIDPDM; encoded by the exons ATGATGAAGAACAAGCAACGTTCAG AGCCTGTAGTGCCAGACGTCCACAAGACGATCAAAGCTGCGTTTGAAGCGTTTGACTATGAGTCAAACAACAGAGTGGATGTCAG GGAGATCGGCACCATCATCTATTCCCTGGGATGCTTCCCCACTCAGGCAGACCTACATGATCTAATAGCCGAG GTTGAGGACCAAACTGGATACATCAATTTGGAAAAGTTCCTCCCAGCCATGACCAAAGTTCTGATGGAGCACAA gtTCCCTTCTGTCCCAGAGGACCTGCTGCTTCAGGCCTTTGAG GTCCTGGACAAGGAAAATAAAGGGTACCTGGAGCCTGAGCAGCTGGCAAAGTACATGACACAGGAAG GTGAGCTCTTCACTCAGGAGGAGATGGATGAGATGCTGACAGCACTCGCTGACCACGAGAACAACCGTGTCTATTACAAAGACTTGCTCAACCAGTGGACCATTGACCCTGACATgtag
- the drc8 gene encoding dynein regulatory complex protein 8 isoform X1, translated as MMKNKQRSGRLVPAPGCPSVHPVSSEPVVPDVHKTIKAAFEAFDYESNNRVDVREIGTIIYSLGCFPTQADLHDLIAEVEDQTGYINLEKFLPAMTKVLMEHKFPSVPEDLLLQAFEVLDKENKGYLEPEQLAKYMTQEGELFTQEEMDEMLTALADHENNRVYYKDLLNQWTIDPDM; from the exons ATGATGAAGAACAAGCAACGTTCAG GGCGTCTTGTCCCTGCTCCTGGTTGTCCCTCTGTCCATCCTGTCTCATCAGAGCCTGTAGTGCCAGACGTCCACAAGACGATCAAAGCTGCGTTTGAAGCGTTTGACTATGAGTCAAACAACAGAGTGGATGTCAG GGAGATCGGCACCATCATCTATTCCCTGGGATGCTTCCCCACTCAGGCAGACCTACATGATCTAATAGCCGAG GTTGAGGACCAAACTGGATACATCAATTTGGAAAAGTTCCTCCCAGCCATGACCAAAGTTCTGATGGAGCACAA gtTCCCTTCTGTCCCAGAGGACCTGCTGCTTCAGGCCTTTGAG GTCCTGGACAAGGAAAATAAAGGGTACCTGGAGCCTGAGCAGCTGGCAAAGTACATGACACAGGAAG GTGAGCTCTTCACTCAGGAGGAGATGGATGAGATGCTGACAGCACTCGCTGACCACGAGAACAACCGTGTCTATTACAAAGACTTGCTCAACCAGTGGACCATTGACCCTGACATgtag